GCGGTTTTATGGGTCTGGTGGTCGTTTGTCCCCCTCGGGACGTTGGCAGTTTACCGAAATCTTTTTAAACCCTCCTTCCTCCCTAATCTCGGACGCGCCCCGGTGGTGTAGCCCGGTCAATCATGCGGGACTCTCGATCCCGCGACCCGGGTTCAAATCCCGGCCGGGGCACCAGAATTCTCTTGGGCCCGTGGCTCAGCCTGGTCAGAGCGCCCGCCTGATAAGCGGGAGGTCCGGGGTTCGAAGCCCCGCGGGCCCACCACAACAGCCCTTTCTGAAGAAAAGTCTGCGAGTCCCGTTCTCCTGAGGATATTGTGGTTTCGTCACTGTAGTTCCAATTGAATTTTATAGTGATGTCCTGAGTAATCCCGCCATTAATCAATAGGGACCTCATACCCCGAGGGAGCCCTCAGAGAAAGGTTTATAAGCCAACCCCCGCAATGCCCACCAGTGATTAAAAACCACCTTTCTCGGAGGTGTTCGCAGTGGAAGCCAAGTTCGAGATACCCGTATGCACATCATGCGGAAAGGAGATAACCCCAAGGGAGCACGCCACTCACTTCGTCTGCCCGAACTGTGGCGAGGAGATAATCTGGCGCTGCGAAAGCTGCAGGGTCCTCTCAGTCCCCTACAAGTGCCCCAAGTGCGGCTGGGAGGGACCGTGAAGTTTAGGAGGTGAAAAAGATGGCTGACTTCAACCTTGTTGGCGTTATAAAGGTCATGCCGACCGACCCGGAGGTCAACCTCGACGAGCTTGAGGAGAAGCTGAAGGCCGTTATCCCCGAGAAGTTCGGCCTCGCCAAGGTCGAGCGCGAGCCTATAGCCTTCGGTCTCGTCGCCCTCAAGTTCTACGTCCTCGGTAGGGACGAAGAGGGCTACTCCTACGACGAGGTCGCCGATCTCTTTAGGCAGGTCGAGAACGTCGAGAGCGCAGAAGTTGAGACCGTTTCGAGGATCTGAATCCTCTTCTCTTCCTTTGATTTGGAGGGCTTCTGTTTTCCTATTCTGTACTTGCAGTAGCTACCCTTGCTTGTTGTGAACGCCGCTGAAAGTACTCTCATTCCGAAGAGATGTGCCAAAAATCAAAAAGTTTTTATAAAACCTTTAACAATTTTAGCACGATGATGGGCATGCTAACCCGGGCAGAGCTCAGAGTTCTCTCAGTTCTGCATGAGCCGGCCACCCTCAAAGAACTCTCTGGGCAGCTTGAGGTTTCCCGCTCTCGCCTTTCGATAATCGCCCGTTCCCTAGAACGAAAGGGCCTTATTGAGCGGCAGAAGAATGGAAAGGAGATTCTACTCATTCCTTCCAGCTCCAAGCCCCTCGAACTTTTCCACGAGCTTCTAACGAGGTTTCCTCATGTTGACTTCATCTCTCTCTTGGCAGGTAGAAAGCTTAAGGTCATAGGCGGAATGGCCGTTGAGGAGCCCAGGCCGGTGTGGGAAATCTCCCTGAGATCCAACGTTAACCGCTACACGGTGCATCACGTCCTAACGGAGCTGATGGAAAGGCTCATCGTCGGGAAAAACGAGAAGGGGTATTTTATTGCGGAACGGTTTTCGCTCGTCAAAGAGTTCGCCGACGAATACTTTCGCCTGCAGAACTCGATAAAGGCAAAGAGCTTCAGCCATGATTCGGTAGTCCTCTGGAGCGGCGTTAATGAGTTCATCCTCGCTACGAGAAGCTTCAGGGGCTTGGCGGTAGATTCCTTCCAGCTCACTGGCCCCCCCCGCTTTTCAAGCTATAGTCTCAGCGTAATCTCGGGAGGAGTCTACCACTATTACTGGCCTTCCAGGGGGATAACGCTCGAGGAGGCCATCGTTCATACCCTGGCAGTTGGAGCTGGCGCGAGGGAGCTCCTCTACGTCGTAACCATCCTAAAGGTCAAGGGATTTAACGTTGAGCGGCTCAGACGTCTGGCCATTAAGTTTGATGTCCTCGGAGTTGTTGACGAGATTATTGAGTATCTTGGCGGAAAAGAGAAAGGTTATCCGTTCCCTTCCAGGTATGAAGTTGAGGAGCTCTGCCGTCAGTACTTTGGAGGCCCTGAAAATGATAACGAGGGAAAGATTGGTTAAAGAGTTTGCTCTGCTGGACGAGAAAGCAACTCTATTGGCCTCTCGGGGAGTTATTCCCGAGGAAATAAGGCTTTACCTTATAGGTGGTGGCAATCTTGCATTGAGGGGCATAAAAGACGCCACCGCAGACGTAGATGTGGTGGTTGAGAACGTTCGAGTTCTGGGATTCCTTGATGAGGTTCTTACGAATCCCTCACCTGAACTTAAAGTAGGTTCGGGTGTCAGGGTTATCTACGTGAAGAAGGTTGAGCACGAATACAAAGTTAAACTGGGGGCCGTTTCGGTTTACAGAAAGCTTGACCCGGAGATGCGTGATTTCAACATGGATGTCTTTGTGAGGAGGGTTCTAAGAGGGCTCACACTGTCGGAGGGTATGAAAAACCGCTCGGTACTTCCCGATGAGTTTGGGGATTTCGAGACTATTAAGGTTCGACTGGTGTCCCTTGAGGACATTTTCCTGTTCAAAGGGGTTACATCTCTTGGCAGGGCCAAGGACATTGATGATTTGCTTCGCTTGATTGAGTATGGTGTTGATTTTGAGATGATGCTCGGCGAGCTCAATAATCAAAGAACGATCATTGGGTCGGAAAGGTTTGAGTGGCTCGTGGGGCTCCTTTATGAGAAGTCATTGATTCTCAGAAAGATACTCGCAGAAAAAGGACTCAAAAGCAGGTCCTTGGATAAGTTCATTAAGGAGCTGGAGCTCTCTTTCATTTAAATGAAAAAGAAACTCAGAGCCCCAAACTCAGGCTCAGCTTTGGCTTCTTCCACTCGTCGAGTATCCCTCTCAGTTCTTCGTTCTGAACCTTGGCGTAAAGCTCGTCGAACCTCTTCTTCGCTTCCTCGTCTCCTCCCCTCCAGCGGGCGAGCTCGGCTATCGCTCTGAAGAAGTGGGCAGTGTCGTCCTCGAAGAGCTCCGCAAAGGACTCCATGTTTTTAGCTACGACCTCGTAAGCCTCCTCGTTGAAGAGCCCCTCTATGAAGTCAACGAGAGTATCAAAGACGAGGCCAAAGATCTCGTCGCCCGTGTCAACGGCCTTAAGAAGCGCGTCCCGTACGGCCCTGAAGGCCTTGTCGTACTCCTCCCTTCCCGCGAATATCTCCGCCTCTACCAGCCTGGCGTTTATCTCTATCTCGTCCTCCCTCGGGTTGCTGAGGACTTCACCTATCAGCGCCTCGGCAGCGTCGTAGTCGCCGAGCTCGTACCTGAAGTGCGCCAGGTCGAGGAGGCTTATCATGTGGTTCTTCTCGTCGTTGAGCCTCTCGAATATATCCCTAGCGCGCTCCATCAGCTCTATCGCCCTCTCGATCTCGCCCAGCTCGTCGTAGTTCACCGCCATGTTCGCCAGTGTAAGCGCTATCTCCCTCTCGTTCTTGAGGACTTCCTCCTCAAGCTTGAGCAGCTCCTCGTAGGTCTCTATCGCCTTCTCTGGCATTCCAAAGTGCTCGTAGGCGTCCGCCAGGTAGTAGAGCGCGGTGGCATACTCTTCCGGGTCGTCTCTTCTTCCCTCCGCTATTCTCCTGTACAGTCCGATTCCGGCGTCGGCGTCGTCGAGGTGAGCGTAGACGTGGGCTATCTCATGGGCAAGCTCGTAGGGGTCATCACAGCCAACAACAACCTCTTCAAGCCTCTCCAGCTCGCGCCTGAGAACCCCTTCGTCCTCGATGCTCTCCATGTAATCGTCAAAGAACTCAAGCAACTTCTCACAGTTCCTCTCGCTCAGGGCTTTCTCCCATTGGGCCTTAACGTTCTCCATCTTTCATCACCTGACTCCGGTTCCCCGAACGGGTTAAAAATGTATGGTGATCTCTGACCGAAAATTTTATAAATAATTCAAAGGAACGATAATGCGGAAACACTAATTGTAACTAAAAGTCCTCCGTCAATAAAAACAAAAACGGGCGGAGGTGGGAGGAGATGGCCCAGCTTGCTGGACAGCCGGTTGTTATTCTGCCTGAGGGGACTCAGAGGTACGTTGGTAGGGACGCCCAGAGGCTGAACATTCTCGCCGCGAGGATTATTGCCGAGACGGTGAGGACCACCCTCGGCCCGAAGGGTATGGACAAGATGCTCGTCGACAGCCTCGGAGACATCGTCATCACCAACGACGGTGCAACCATACTCGACGAGATGGACATCCAGCACCCTGCTGCTAAGATGATGGTTGAGGTTGCCAAGACTCAGGATAAGGAGGCTGGCGATGGAACTACCACTGCCGTTGTTATCGCTGGTGA
This window of the Thermococcus sp. genome carries:
- a CDS encoding zinc finger domain-containing protein, translated to MEAKFEIPVCTSCGKEITPREHATHFVCPNCGEEIIWRCESCRVLSVPYKCPKCGWEGP
- a CDS encoding elongation factor 1-beta, with translation MADFNLVGVIKVMPTDPEVNLDELEEKLKAVIPEKFGLAKVEREPIAFGLVALKFYVLGRDEEGYSYDEVADLFRQVENVESAEVETVSRI
- a CDS encoding MarR family winged helix-turn-helix transcriptional regulator, with protein sequence MMGMLTRAELRVLSVLHEPATLKELSGQLEVSRSRLSIIARSLERKGLIERQKNGKEILLIPSSSKPLELFHELLTRFPHVDFISLLAGRKLKVIGGMAVEEPRPVWEISLRSNVNRYTVHHVLTELMERLIVGKNEKGYFIAERFSLVKEFADEYFRLQNSIKAKSFSHDSVVLWSGVNEFILATRSFRGLAVDSFQLTGPPRFSSYSLSVISGGVYHYYWPSRGITLEEAIVHTLAVGAGARELLYVVTILKVKGFNVERLRRLAIKFDVLGVVDEIIEYLGGKEKGYPFPSRYEVEELCRQYFGGPENDNEGKIG
- a CDS encoding tetratricopeptide repeat protein — translated: MENVKAQWEKALSERNCEKLLEFFDDYMESIEDEGVLRRELERLEEVVVGCDDPYELAHEIAHVYAHLDDADAGIGLYRRIAEGRRDDPEEYATALYYLADAYEHFGMPEKAIETYEELLKLEEEVLKNEREIALTLANMAVNYDELGEIERAIELMERARDIFERLNDEKNHMISLLDLAHFRYELGDYDAAEALIGEVLSNPREDEIEINARLVEAEIFAGREEYDKAFRAVRDALLKAVDTGDEIFGLVFDTLVDFIEGLFNEEAYEVVAKNMESFAELFEDDTAHFFRAIAELARWRGGDEEAKKRFDELYAKVQNEELRGILDEWKKPKLSLSLGL